One Halobacterium wangiae genomic window, GAGAGCCGTCGAGCACGGGGTCGGACTGGCCGCCGAACACGGCGCCACGATACACGCGCTGTACGTCGTGAACTCGGCGAACTTCGCGGGCCTCCCGATGGACTCCTCCTGGGAGAGCGTGGCGGCGATGATGAACGAAGAGGGCACGAGCGCACTCGACGACGTCGAGGCCGTCGCCGACGAGCACGGCGTGACCGTCGAGCGCGCACTGGTCGACGGCAACCCGAGCCGCGAGATCGTGCGCTACGCGGAGGACGAGGGCTGTGACCTCGTGGTGATGGGGACCCACGGCCGCGGCGGGATCGACAGGCTCCTGCTCGGCAGCGTCGCAGAGAAGGTCGTCCGCTCCTCCTCGGTGCCGGTGTTGACCGTGCGCGTCGGCGAGGAGTAACGCTACGCCGAGCGGAGGTGCTGGCAGTCGCCGGCGTGGACGACCTGCGCGCCGTCCGCCGTGTCGACGACCAGTGCACCGTGTTCGGTCACGTCGACGGCGTCGCCGACGACGTCGCCGTCCGCGGTTTCGACGCGGACGCGCTGGCCGATGGTCGCCGCGCGCTCGCGCCACGCGGTCAGGATGTCGTCGGGGTCGTCCCTGAGTGCGGCGAACCGCTCGAGCAGGCGCTGGACGAACACTCTTCGGGGGACGTCACCCACCTCGGCCCGGACGCTCGTCGCTTCGCCGTCGAGTTCCCCGGGGTCGAGGTTGACGTTCACCCCGACGCCGACCGCGAGCCACGACACGCGGCTGGCCTCCCCCTCCATCTCCGTGAGGACGCCCGCGAGCTTCGCGCCGCCGCGACCCGAACTGTCGCGCTCGTCGGAGACGACGACGTCGTTCGGCCACTTTATCTCGGCGTCGACGCCGGCCTCCCGTGCGGCGTCGGTGACGGCGACGGCCGCCGCGAGCGTCAGTAGCGGTGCACGGGCCGGCGGTACGTCGGGGCGGAGGAGGAGGCTCGTCCAGACCCCGCCCGCGGGCGAGGACCACTCGCGACCCCTCCGGCCCTTGCCGCCGGTCTGGCGGTCGGCCAGGACGACCACGTCGCTGGCGCCGTCCGCGGCGAGTTCGCGCGCCCGGTCGTTCGTGCTCGGGAGGGCGTCGTGGTACTCGACGTCGAAGGGCGCGTCGAGCCCGAACTCGACGGCCGCCGCGCCGTACTCAGGGACGCCCGCGAGCACGTAGCCGTCCGCGACGCTGTCGACGACGAAGCCGGCGTCGCGGAGCGCTTCGACGTGCTTCCAGACGGCCGTGCGGGAGACCTCGAGGCGCTCGGCGAGCGCCGGGCCGGTGACCGGACCGTCGTCGAGGGCAGCGAGGACGGCGCGACGCGTCTCGTTCATCGCCCGGAGGTTGCTCGTGCGTCGGCAAAAACCTCCCTGTCGAGGGTGAAATCCGTTCACAATGCCCTCG contains:
- a CDS encoding biotin--[acetyl-CoA-carboxylase] ligase, translating into MNETRRAVLAALDDGPVTGPALAERLEVSRTAVWKHVEALRDAGFVVDSVADGYVLAGVPEYGAAAVEFGLDAPFDVEYHDALPSTNDRARELAADGASDVVVLADRQTGGKGRRGREWSSPAGGVWTSLLLRPDVPPARAPLLTLAAAVAVTDAAREAGVDAEIKWPNDVVVSDERDSSGRGGAKLAGVLTEMEGEASRVSWLAVGVGVNVNLDPGELDGEATSVRAEVGDVPRRVFVQRLLERFAALRDDPDDILTAWRERAATIGQRVRVETADGDVVGDAVDVTEHGALVVDTADGAQVVHAGDCQHLRSA
- a CDS encoding universal stress protein; amino-acid sequence: MGRYERILVPTDGSEATRRAVEHGVGLAAEHGATIHALYVVNSANFAGLPMDSSWESVAAMMNEEGTSALDDVEAVADEHGVTVERALVDGNPSREIVRYAEDEGCDLVVMGTHGRGGIDRLLLGSVAEKVVRSSSVPVLTVRVGEE